The following proteins are co-located in the Gossypium hirsutum isolate 1008001.06 chromosome A02, Gossypium_hirsutum_v2.1, whole genome shotgun sequence genome:
- the LOC107952000 gene encoding uncharacterized protein C57A10.07, with protein MNKYPFGSNNPKSFHAYPRGDFVIESGTIKRTRSRKSSIYPVRMVKSWANRLHYYYKLHPLFVFSISLAFGVTILIVLSLYEQHYKVLNNCMKLDDGFGSYYPFAKLKNLVMVAGHSVYTSSSCEKADKEDSWFLESYQKNPGQAATFLAHIKEGIESTALDDEALLLFSGGETLKDAGPRSEAQSYWTVADSKGWFGKEENVKWRALTEEHARDSFENLLFSVCRFRELSGTYPHNITLEI; from the exons ATGAATAAATATCCATTTGGGTCAAACAATCCTAAGTCCTTCCATGCATATCCAAGGGGTGACTTTGTTATAGAATCAGGAACTATCAAAAGAACCAGAAGTAGAAAATCATCAATTTACCCTGTTAGAATGGTTAAGTCCTGGGCTAATCGGCTTCATTACTATTACAAGCTACATCCActctttgttttctctatttccTTGGCATTCGGGGTCACGATCCTCATAGTTTTATCTCTATATGAGCAACACTATAAGGTGCTGAATAATTGTATGAAACTTGATGATGGCTTTGGCAGTTATTATCCCTTTGCTAAGCTTAAGAATCTTGTAATGGTTGCTGGGCATTCGGTTTATACAAGCAGTAGTTGTGAAAAAGCTGACAAGGAGGATTCTTGGTTTTTGGAGTCTTATCAGAAGAATCCAGGCCAGGCTGCCACTTTTTTGGCTCACATAAAAGAAGGGATAGAAAGCACTGCACTAGATGATGAGGCTTTGCTTCTTTTTAGCGGTGGAGAGACTCTGAAAGATGCTGGTCCTCGTAGTGAGGCGCAGAGTTATTGGACAGTTGCTGACTCCAAGGGATGGTTTG GGAAGGAAGAAAATGTAAAGTGGAGGGCATTAACTGAGGAGCATGCAAGAGATAGCTTTGAGAATCTTCTCTTTAGTGTTTGTCGGTTTCGAGAGCTTTCTGGGACATACCCACACAACATAACT